CCGGCGAAGGGCTCGTCGAGGAGCATGAAGCGGGGCCGGCGCACCAGGGCCCGAGTGATCTCGACCCGCCTGCGCTCGCCACCGGAGAGGGTGAAGGCTTTTTTGTCGGCGAGCTTGGTCAGGTCGAGCTTGGCCAGCAGGGTTTTGAGTTCGCGCTTTCTCTCTTCGTGGGAGAGGGGGATTGTTTCCAGGATGGCCCGGATGTTGTCGCGGACGGAGAGCTTGGTGAAGATGCTGGGCTCCTGGGCCAGGTAGCCGATGCCCATGCGGGCGCGCTTGTACATCGGCACGCGGGTGATGTCGCGGTCGTCGAGGTAGACGCGGCCCTGGTCGGGGCGGATGAGTCCGGTGATCTGGTAGAAGGTGGTGGTCTTGCCGGCGCCGTTGGGTCCGAGGAGTCCGACGATCTCGCCCTGGGTGACGCGGATGGAGACTTCGTCGACAACGCGGCGGCGGCGGTAGCTCTTGACCAGGCCGTCGGTGCGCAGGGTGGATTGTTTCGGCTCAGTCGGCGTCGTCGTCTGCCGGTCTGTCTTGGTCTGGGGGCTCACTGTCCTCCTGCGGTTCGTCGGCGGTTTCTTCGGTTTCGTCGGCGGCGGGGGTTTCGGGGGGCGGCTTGTAGCGACCGTGGGCGTTGCCCCGGGCAACGAAGCGGTCGAGCTCGCCCTCGACGAGGAAGAGGTCCATCTCATCGCCCTCGATGTCGGTGCGGCCGCGGCGGGCGGCGGGGTCGGCGGGGGTGTAGACGGCGTTGGCGTCGCCGGTGAGGGTGATCTGGCGGGCGACGTCGTCCTCGAGGTAGATGGTGATGGTATCGGCGTCGGCGTCGATGCGGCCCTCTTCGCCGGCGGCGGGGTCGGGGGTGTAGACGGCGACGGCGTCGCCTTCGCAGATGATGCGGTCGGGCTCGTCGCCGACGTAGAACATGGTGATGGTGTTCCCGGCTAGT
This genomic stretch from Candidatus Coatesbacteria bacterium harbors:
- the lptB gene encoding LPS export ABC transporter ATP-binding protein, which gives rise to MRWTSSSSRASSTASLPGATPTVATSRPPKPPPPTKPKKPPTNRRRTVSPQTKTDRQTTTPTEPKQSTLRTDGLVKSYRRRRVVDEVSIRVTQGEIVGLLGPNGAGKTTTFYQITGLIRPDQGRVYLDDRDITRVPMYKRARMGIGYLAQEPSIFTKLSVRDNIRAILETIPLSHEERKRELKTLLAKLDLTKLADKKAFTLSGGERRRVEITRALVRRPRFMLLDEPFAG